The Deinococcus humi genome has a segment encoding these proteins:
- the rpsO gene encoding 30S ribosomal protein S15, giving the protein MIDKKATIEAHAKSDKDTGSTAVQVALLTARINNLGAHLAENKKDKHGQRGLQLMNGQRRRLLKYLERTNYDEYIALTDQLKIRRGQRIVR; this is encoded by the coding sequence ATGATCGACAAGAAAGCCACCATCGAGGCCCACGCCAAGAGCGACAAGGACACCGGCAGCACCGCCGTTCAGGTCGCCCTGCTGACCGCCCGCATCAACAACCTGGGCGCCCACCTGGCCGAGAACAAGAAGGACAAGCACGGCCAGCGCGGCCTGCAGCTGATGAACGGCCAGCGCCGCCGTCTGCTGAAGTACCTGGAGCGCACCAACTACGACGAGTACATCGCCCTGACCGATCAGCTCAAGATCCGCCGCGGCCAGCGCATCGTCCGCTAA
- a CDS encoding gamma-glutamylcyclotransferase: MSQSPPTTVFVYGTLMPGERNAHIAALGGHFQARPAVLWGHRLLHLWPEAYPAVVPGDGEEAVRGFALTYAPTDWPLALPFLDELEGVAETPPLYTREQVTLTLEGGETLPAWVYLYALAERMKRPGVIPVRGGDWTSVVDRRRTAESDR; encoded by the coding sequence GTGTCCCAGTCGCCCCCCACCACCGTCTTTGTTTACGGCACGCTGATGCCCGGCGAGCGCAACGCCCATATCGCTGCGCTTGGGGGGCATTTTCAGGCCCGCCCCGCGGTCCTGTGGGGCCACCGCCTGCTGCACCTGTGGCCGGAAGCGTATCCCGCCGTCGTTCCCGGCGATGGGGAAGAGGCGGTCCGCGGGTTTGCCCTGACCTACGCGCCCACCGACTGGCCGCTGGCGCTGCCGTTTCTGGATGAGCTGGAGGGCGTGGCCGAGACGCCGCCCCTGTACACCCGTGAGCAGGTCACGCTGACGCTGGAAGGTGGCGAGACGCTGCCCGCATGGGTTTACCTTTACGCCCTGGCCGAGCGCATGAAGCGTCCCGGCGTGATTCCGGTCAGGGGTGGGGATTGGACCAGCGTTGTGGACCGCCGCCGCACCGCTGAGAGTGACCGCTGA
- a CDS encoding S24 family peptidase, with product MTGELPSPELAAWLGARRAALNLQQGEVSARTLDHGGQAGRVTQPYLSRLERGTRPLGALTPARQDALRRALEIPAGEWVARTGLPLLQAAPSDEALHVLELVRVPVRALASAGLPVTEDPASVIDHELVPVRDHRPGMLVLEVGGESMTTAGGGIRPGDRIYVDPGDLDLREGLVYVLHVSGLGLTVKRLRRYGGALWLTSDNPDHPPVKPEEVTVVGRVYFHQPRGVRL from the coding sequence ATGACGGGCGAACTACCCTCTCCAGAACTGGCAGCTTGGTTGGGGGCGCGGCGCGCGGCCCTGAATTTGCAGCAGGGGGAGGTCAGCGCCCGCACGCTGGACCACGGCGGGCAGGCCGGGCGCGTCACGCAGCCGTACCTGAGCCGTCTGGAACGCGGCACCCGCCCGCTGGGGGCGCTGACCCCGGCCCGCCAGGACGCGCTGCGCCGCGCGCTGGAGATTCCGGCGGGCGAGTGGGTGGCCCGCACCGGGTTGCCGCTGCTGCAGGCCGCTCCCAGCGATGAGGCCCTGCACGTGCTGGAACTGGTGCGCGTACCGGTGCGCGCGCTGGCCAGCGCGGGGCTGCCCGTGACCGAGGACCCCGCCAGCGTCATCGACCACGAACTGGTCCCCGTGCGGGATCACCGCCCCGGCATGCTGGTGCTGGAGGTGGGCGGCGAGTCCATGACCACCGCTGGCGGGGGCATCCGGCCCGGTGACCGGATTTACGTCGATCCGGGCGATCTGGACCTGCGCGAGGGGCTGGTGTACGTGCTGCATGTCTCGGGTCTGGGCCTGACCGTCAAACGTCTCCGGCGCTACGGGGGGGCGCTGTGGCTGACCAGCGACAACCCCGATCACCCGCCGGTCAAGCCCGAGGAGGTGACGGTGGTGGGCCGTGTCTACTTTCACCAGCCGCGCGGCGTGCGGCTCTGA